From Prosthecobacter sp., the proteins below share one genomic window:
- a CDS encoding cytochrome c oxidase subunit II yields MNLSWINEFIGQTPNASEHGGLVDHMLGFVHWFMLVLGLGWSIYLCIAFYRFRQKKTAAADYHGFRGHATTHIEIGVVIVEAILLLGFAFPLWARQADEYPTSPDTIRLRALGEKFLWNFQYPGTDMMLSTWDLRNVDGATNTTGKDLHDPNGKDDFVNPGTMKLPVGRPVIVDVASKDVIHNLALVPMRAAQDATPGVKSHMWFKPTKEGTWDIICGQLCGPGHAQMKAILEVIPAVEYDAWAKEQSTAAQKKTDEAAAAAPKTAAQ; encoded by the coding sequence ATGAACCTCTCTTGGATTAATGAATTTATCGGCCAAACTCCAAACGCCTCCGAACACGGCGGCCTCGTGGATCACATGCTTGGCTTCGTCCACTGGTTCATGCTGGTTCTTGGTCTTGGCTGGAGCATTTATCTCTGCATCGCCTTCTACCGCTTCCGTCAGAAGAAGACCGCCGCTGCCGATTATCATGGCTTCCGTGGCCATGCCACGACCCACATCGAGATTGGGGTTGTCATCGTTGAGGCCATCTTGCTCCTTGGCTTCGCCTTCCCGCTCTGGGCACGTCAGGCGGATGAATATCCCACCTCTCCCGACACCATTCGTTTGCGCGCACTCGGCGAGAAGTTCCTCTGGAACTTCCAGTATCCAGGCACCGACATGATGCTCAGCACCTGGGATCTGCGCAATGTCGATGGTGCCACCAACACGACCGGCAAAGACCTGCACGATCCGAACGGCAAGGATGACTTCGTCAATCCCGGCACCATGAAACTCCCGGTGGGCCGCCCCGTCATCGTCGATGTCGCCAGCAAGGACGTGATCCACAACCTCGCCCTCGTTCCGATGCGTGCCGCCCAGGATGCCACCCCTGGCGTGAAGAGCCACATGTGGTTCAAGCCGACCAAGGAAGGCACTTGGGACATCATCTGCGGCCAGCTTTGCGGCCCAGGCCACGCGCAGATGAAGGCCATTCTCGAAGTCATCCCCGCTGTTGAATACGACGCCTGGGCGAAAGAACAGTCCACCGCGGCCCAAAAGAAAACCGATGAAGCTGCCGCCGCGGCTCCAAAGACTGCCGCACAGTAA
- a CDS encoding dihydrodipicolinate synthase family protein — MNFRQQLQHGIAIPAHPLVLDAQRKLDERRQRVLSRYYIAAGVGGLAVGVHTTQFAIRDPKVGLFRPVLELAKEEMDRAATPLVRIGGICGVTNQALAEAKLLHELGYHAGLLSLGAMRDATEDEMIAHCRAVAEIIPIVGFYLQPSVGGRVLRHSFWRRFAEIENVVAIKIAPFNRYQTIDVVRAVIEAGRDDITLYTGNDDSIVADFLTPFRFAGKERRIVGGLLGHWSVWTQRAVELLEQCRNADATPDLLRLGIEVTDSNAAFFDSANGFRGCIAGLHEILRRQGLLEGIWCLDEHETLSPGQLEEIDRVHAAYPHLNDDDFVAAHRDEWMR; from the coding sequence ATGAATTTCCGGCAGCAGCTTCAACACGGCATCGCCATTCCCGCGCATCCGCTCGTGCTCGATGCACAGCGCAAACTCGACGAACGGCGGCAGCGGGTGCTCTCACGTTATTACATCGCCGCAGGCGTCGGTGGCCTCGCGGTGGGCGTGCACACGACGCAGTTCGCGATTCGTGATCCGAAGGTCGGTTTGTTCCGACCGGTGCTCGAACTGGCGAAGGAAGAAATGGATCGCGCTGCTACACCGCTCGTGCGCATTGGTGGCATCTGCGGCGTGACCAATCAGGCTCTCGCTGAAGCGAAGTTGCTGCATGAACTCGGTTACCACGCCGGTTTGCTCAGCCTCGGGGCGATGCGAGATGCCACCGAAGATGAAATGATCGCACATTGCCGCGCTGTGGCTGAAATCATCCCAATCGTCGGCTTTTATCTTCAGCCCAGCGTCGGCGGCCGCGTGCTGCGTCATTCGTTCTGGCGTCGCTTCGCTGAAATCGAAAACGTCGTCGCCATCAAGATCGCTCCGTTCAACCGCTACCAGACGATTGATGTGGTTCGTGCCGTGATCGAGGCCGGACGCGATGACATCACGCTCTACACTGGCAACGATGACAGCATCGTGGCCGATTTCCTCACGCCGTTCCGCTTTGCGGGCAAGGAACGGCGCATTGTCGGCGGACTGCTCGGCCATTGGTCCGTCTGGACGCAACGTGCCGTCGAACTGCTGGAACAATGTCGCAACGCCGATGCCACGCCCGATTTGCTGCGCCTCGGCATCGAAGTGACTGACAGCAACGCTGCGTTCTTCGACTCGGCCAATGGTTTCCGCGGCTGCATCGCTGGTCTGCATGAAATCCTGCGCCGCCAGGGGCTGCTCGAAGGCATCTGGTGCCTCGACGAACACGAAACACTCAGCCCTGGCCAGCTTGAAGAGATCGACCGCGTCCACGCTGCTTATCCGCATCTGAACGACGACGACTTCGTCGCCGCGCATCGCGATGAGTGGATGCGCTGA
- a CDS encoding NlpC/P60 family protein — translation MNPLLRFFVLFCFAAWTGHASAAVPSKSKEKTSAKAPAKPEASTKAKTDTPAKAEDKPEAPRPAAVSTISIEDISGFTKYPKQVQSLVQSALALTHLELGYLYGSHEPNKGGMDCSGTVYHVLHFQGLKNVPRQSNEMAEWVQEKTQLHLTPTATSLDSPEFADLKPGDLLFWTNTTETKRKLPVTHVMIYLGKHKKTGQRIAFGSSDGRSFEGQRRSGVSVFDFRLPRAESPTHFHGYGRAPGLLPVEPPLVVIAAVSKPVEKTPVVEKAVLKPAQPKEEVRKAVAIVSEAKAEPEIKPDSKKVIVVVPAPKTLPPGKAEVKSTESKPEVKPEIKKTAVADATPKSTTTAKSKTTAPKKKTTSASTTTKRKTPPTPPKSSFERTIDNAVGSVRRFFRQ, via the coding sequence ATGAACCCCCTTCTACGATTTTTTGTGCTCTTCTGCTTCGCGGCATGGACCGGTCATGCCTCTGCGGCAGTCCCCTCCAAGTCCAAAGAGAAAACATCGGCCAAAGCGCCGGCCAAACCAGAAGCATCCACCAAAGCCAAGACAGACACTCCGGCGAAAGCAGAGGACAAACCCGAAGCGCCGCGGCCCGCCGCCGTCTCGACCATCAGCATCGAGGACATCAGCGGTTTCACCAAATATCCCAAGCAGGTGCAAAGCCTCGTGCAGAGCGCCTTGGCGCTCACGCACCTGGAACTCGGCTATCTCTATGGCTCCCATGAGCCAAACAAGGGCGGCATGGACTGCTCCGGCACCGTTTATCACGTGCTTCATTTCCAGGGATTGAAGAACGTGCCACGGCAGTCGAACGAGATGGCTGAGTGGGTGCAGGAAAAAACGCAGCTGCATCTCACACCCACTGCCACGAGTTTGGACAGCCCCGAGTTCGCTGACCTGAAGCCCGGTGATCTGCTGTTCTGGACCAACACGACCGAAACGAAGCGCAAGCTGCCCGTGACGCACGTCATGATCTACCTCGGCAAGCACAAGAAAACCGGCCAGCGCATCGCCTTCGGCTCCAGCGATGGCCGCAGCTTTGAAGGCCAGCGCCGCAGCGGCGTGAGCGTGTTCGATTTCCGTCTGCCGCGGGCGGAGAGCCCCACGCATTTCCATGGCTACGGCAGAGCCCCGGGCCTGTTGCCGGTGGAACCACCACTCGTCGTCATCGCAGCCGTCTCCAAACCCGTTGAAAAAACTCCCGTGGTCGAAAAAGCCGTGCTGAAGCCGGCCCAGCCGAAGGAAGAAGTGCGCAAGGCCGTTGCTATCGTAAGCGAGGCCAAAGCGGAGCCTGAAATCAAACCCGATTCGAAAAAGGTGATCGTCGTTGTGCCCGCACCCAAAACACTGCCTCCGGGCAAAGCAGAGGTCAAATCCACCGAGTCGAAGCCCGAAGTGAAACCGGAGATCAAGAAAACCGCCGTTGCCGATGCCACGCCCAAATCAACCACGACAGCGAAATCCAAGACAACGGCGCCCAAGAAAAAAACCACGTCCGCTTCAACCACGACAAAGCGCAAAACTCCGCCCACACCCCCGAAGAGCAGCTTTGAGCGAACAATCGACAATGCCGTCGGTTCCGTGCGTCGTTTCTTCCGCCAGTGA
- a CDS encoding TIM barrel protein has protein sequence MKRRRFLQALPLTLTAAPVPALQRELGITTGSFMRHLSETAQPGKLHLLDLPRIMRDELGMHVIDLMTATLVSLEPKYLEQLRQAATDAGCVLTNLKMNQKGLDMANADEAVRRQALDTYRKTIDAAALLGVRWVRPLPGPKPPDLKLLAQSYRDLIDYAGEKGTGVLIENFGWMQGDANAIPQVIQAVGSGLKAQPDTGNWTDAARYDGLAKAFPFAVSCDFKARDLAADGTHAAYDLKRCFDIGWQAGFRGPWCFEHFHNDMAQLFREMGMLRDMLRLWMKQGAP, from the coding sequence ATGAAACGCCGACGCTTTCTTCAGGCGCTGCCGCTGACTTTAACAGCGGCTCCGGTTCCCGCGCTGCAACGCGAACTTGGCATCACCACCGGTTCATTCATGAGGCATCTCTCGGAAACGGCCCAGCCCGGCAAACTGCACCTCCTCGACCTGCCGCGCATCATGCGTGACGAACTGGGCATGCACGTGATTGATCTGATGACGGCCACGCTCGTCTCGCTGGAGCCAAAATACCTCGAACAACTGCGTCAGGCCGCAACGGACGCCGGTTGTGTGCTCACGAACCTCAAGATGAACCAGAAGGGCCTCGACATGGCGAATGCGGATGAAGCCGTGCGACGTCAGGCGCTCGACACGTATCGCAAGACCATCGATGCCGCCGCATTGCTCGGCGTGCGTTGGGTGCGACCGCTGCCGGGCCCGAAACCGCCCGATTTGAAACTTCTGGCGCAATCGTATCGCGACTTGATCGACTACGCGGGTGAAAAAGGCACCGGCGTACTCATCGAAAACTTCGGCTGGATGCAAGGTGATGCCAACGCAATCCCGCAAGTCATCCAGGCCGTCGGTTCCGGCCTCAAAGCCCAGCCCGACACCGGCAACTGGACCGATGCGGCGCGTTATGACGGCCTCGCGAAGGCGTTTCCCTTCGCTGTGTCATGCGATTTCAAAGCACGTGATCTCGCCGCAGATGGAACACACGCGGCCTACGATTTGAAACGTTGCTTCGACATCGGCTGGCAGGCCGGATTTCGCGGCCCGTGGTGCTTCGAGCATTTTCACAACGATATGGCGCAGCTTTTCCGTGAAATGGGGATGTTGCGCGACATGCTGCGCCTCTGGATGAAACAAGGCGCACCATGA
- a CDS encoding COX15/CtaA family protein: MPSRAFHRYSLLTLAVGVVLIWWGAAVTTEDVGLAVPDWPLCYGKINPEGWYKVPALLLEHGHRWIAMTIGWLVLGMYYWQFSKFKPGLVEGVGIVLCSLGFLVLIYMGSLVTAAFIAVLGFSWLTLKWYSQRWPLLRGLTTLALLLVVLQASLGGLRVLKMSDPLGITHGTLGQVFYCLLVFIAFASSRTWTEGHLVLRAKEAAQARFWSLVLFLCIFGQLILGATLRHTQRTHLAASDILTTKGQWVPPPSPPDVFLLFAHKYWGFSVAILILFVAVRARRWLATLPQLRLVATLLLFMPTIQVALGIFVILTGKSFWVTNFHVLNGLALLALSSLLVATFWGDKLCRREEVEA, from the coding sequence ATGCCATCCCGCGCCTTTCATCGCTATTCACTCCTCACGCTCGCAGTCGGCGTGGTGTTGATCTGGTGGGGCGCTGCGGTGACCACGGAGGATGTCGGGCTCGCCGTGCCCGACTGGCCGCTGTGCTACGGCAAAATCAATCCTGAAGGCTGGTACAAAGTTCCCGCGCTGTTGCTCGAGCACGGCCATCGCTGGATCGCCATGACCATTGGCTGGCTGGTACTCGGGATGTATTACTGGCAGTTCTCCAAATTCAAACCCGGTCTCGTCGAGGGCGTGGGCATCGTGCTCTGCTCTCTCGGTTTTCTCGTGCTGATCTATATGGGATCGCTCGTTACCGCCGCGTTCATCGCGGTTCTTGGTTTTTCCTGGCTCACTTTGAAATGGTACAGCCAGCGCTGGCCTTTGCTGCGCGGATTGACCACGCTCGCTTTGCTATTGGTCGTGCTCCAAGCGTCGCTCGGTGGCCTGCGGGTGCTCAAGATGTCCGATCCGCTCGGCATCACCCATGGCACGCTTGGTCAGGTGTTCTACTGCCTGCTCGTTTTCATTGCCTTCGCCTCATCACGCACGTGGACCGAAGGCCATCTGGTGCTCAGGGCCAAAGAAGCTGCCCAGGCCCGTTTCTGGTCGCTCGTCTTGTTTCTCTGCATTTTCGGTCAGCTCATTCTGGGGGCCACCCTGCGCCATACCCAGCGTACGCATCTGGCTGCCAGCGACATCCTGACCACCAAGGGCCAATGGGTGCCGCCGCCGTCGCCGCCAGACGTGTTTCTGCTCTTCGCTCACAAATACTGGGGCTTCAGTGTCGCTATTCTCATCCTCTTCGTTGCCGTGCGCGCACGGCGCTGGCTCGCCACGTTGCCGCAACTGCGTCTTGTGGCCACGCTGCTGCTATTCATGCCCACGATTCAGGTCGCGCTCGGCATCTTCGTCATCCTGACCGGCAAAAGCTTCTGGGTCACGAACTTCCACGTCCTCAACGGCCTCGCTCTCCTCGCTCTCAGCAGCCTGCTCGTCGCCACCTTCTGGGGCGACAAGCTCTGTCGTCGTGAAGAAGTTGAGGCGTAA
- a CDS encoding SGNH/GDSL hydrolase family protein: MKYLLSALLCSCSILSAADEFPLVEAKECHPRNGLPNFLAKANTAGAEIKIGYLGGSITAQNGWRPKTLAHFQKTWPQTKFSEINAAIGGTGSDLGVFRLKQDVLDHKPDLMFVEFAVNDGGASPEQIFRCMEGIVRQTWKALPECDICFVYTLTEALAPAMLEGKFQRSASAMEKVADHYGIPTIHMAMEVAKLAKAGKLVWKAKLPKTDEEKKALGDQFVFAPDSVHPHVETGHELYLQAIVRSLEPIKAATKSPAAHALGASFIATNYEQAKLLPITAATLSKGFTLLDPKTDEFGKRWANRMTALHKGSQPGETITFNFKGVRCSIYDIVGPDCGQLIITLDDQPSKIVPRFDAYCTYHRLGAFVIGNDLEEKVHTVKIEIHPDQPDKAAILAKNGNKIDKPERFDATAFYPGAVLLVGEIIK; the protein is encoded by the coding sequence ATGAAATACCTCCTTTCCGCCCTGCTCTGCTCTTGTTCGATTCTCAGCGCCGCCGATGAGTTTCCGCTCGTCGAGGCAAAGGAATGTCATCCACGCAACGGGCTGCCGAATTTTCTCGCGAAGGCGAACACGGCGGGCGCGGAGATCAAGATCGGTTACCTCGGCGGTTCGATCACGGCGCAGAATGGCTGGAGGCCGAAGACGCTGGCACATTTTCAAAAGACCTGGCCGCAGACGAAGTTCAGCGAGATCAATGCGGCGATCGGCGGCACGGGATCAGACCTCGGCGTGTTTCGTTTGAAGCAGGACGTGCTGGATCACAAACCTGACCTCATGTTCGTTGAGTTCGCCGTGAATGACGGCGGCGCATCGCCAGAGCAGATTTTCCGCTGCATGGAAGGTATCGTGCGGCAGACGTGGAAGGCACTACCGGAATGCGACATCTGCTTTGTCTATACGCTGACTGAAGCGTTGGCTCCGGCGATGCTGGAGGGCAAATTCCAGCGCTCGGCGAGCGCGATGGAGAAAGTTGCCGATCACTACGGCATCCCGACGATTCACATGGCGATGGAAGTCGCGAAGTTGGCGAAGGCCGGCAAGCTGGTGTGGAAGGCCAAGCTGCCCAAGACGGACGAGGAAAAGAAGGCGCTCGGTGATCAATTCGTCTTCGCTCCGGACAGCGTGCATCCGCACGTCGAAACCGGTCACGAACTGTATCTTCAGGCGATTGTGCGCTCGTTGGAGCCGATCAAGGCGGCCACGAAATCGCCAGCCGCGCATGCGCTTGGCGCATCATTCATCGCCACGAATTACGAACAGGCCAAACTGCTGCCGATCACGGCAGCAACGCTGTCGAAGGGCTTCACGCTGCTCGATCCGAAGACGGATGAGTTCGGCAAACGTTGGGCGAACCGCATGACAGCGCTGCACAAGGGTTCGCAACCGGGTGAGACGATCACCTTCAATTTCAAAGGTGTGCGATGCTCGATTTACGACATCGTGGGGCCGGATTGTGGCCAGTTGATCATCACGCTCGATGATCAGCCGTCGAAGATCGTGCCGCGTTTTGACGCTTACTGCACCTATCACCGCCTCGGTGCGTTCGTGATCGGCAATGACCTCGAAGAGAAGGTTCACACGGTGAAAATCGAAATTCATCCCGATCAACCCGACAAGGCGGCGATCTTGGCGAAGAACGGCAACAAGATCGACAAACCGGAGCGCTTCGATGCTACCGCGTTTTATCCCGGCGCAGTTCTTTTGGTAGGCGAGATAATCAAGTGA
- a CDS encoding tetratricopeptide repeat protein: protein MSYDPARIEPLFKEALQRANHIERHVFLTGACGNDTMLWNEVWDRLRSQPDTSGKQRKTKGIKVPKSPSRSAVPEKPGDMIGPYRLLQIIDESVCSVMWMAERNQRVADFVAIKIVPVAANDFLIRYEAQKHALALLDHPSIAKPHACGMTSGGCPYLVTELLHGVPITQFCDDQKLSLLVRIRLFVQACDAIHHAHQKGVVHGDLKPTNLLVNWGENGQPVLKITDFGIAKAMNHALATPDGWLRTPAAYLSPEHVGVGTIEARSDIYSLGMLLYELITGRLPFAAPKETSDHLDEVKRLVCETLPPKPSACLSALPKAQLIGLALNRKVGAAKFTALVEEHFDWIVMPTLEKKPAGRYATASALANDFQRYLTEAEMMEEQPAIKDSSVGTFISEHRGLFAVAAVLVLTLVGVMAITGWLLLKNKQEEVRVASKKKAESHSMTARFLQEMFAGLTPEKVKGHDTTLLKNMLDEASERMDTLVDNPEAGARTQETIGLTYLALSQPASAQKQLQGAVDKRKLALGGGHRDTLRSMKDLATALKEQGRHADAEVLLRQTLSAQQRALGPDHPDTFVTITLLAAVCDEQEKHLEAESLFLNLWQVQKRLLGPDHLETLATIGHLASSYTTQGRLAEAMKLRGEQLEATQRARGNRDPQTLVTMNITAAAYEAGGMPSEAEKLYFGALEIMKQTLGLEHPDTLAQVDRVALMLGRHGRHVESVRLHQQSVDAKQRVFGAQHPQTLLSMKGLADAYEAQGKQTEAESTHLHVLETLKTAFPPEHPEILAQMDNVAQVYDRHTKHADAVTLRRQTLEVRQRTLGTSHPQTLHSMQMLASSYDADGRQAEAEALLLQTLETMKTAYGLGDPDVLAQMRAVAVMHGDHGKHADAEKMYLQMLQIQQRALGMDHSETLDTMSGLAETCQLQGRLPDAEKLHQQVLEIQRKRTVQDPHAVAAAAAHLGSFWLQTGKFAEAEAVLRDCLDLRSKHGPDHWLRFDAESLLGAALLGQKKFAEAGILLRSGYEGLNARLGTLPEDARQHLRDALARLAQFTEVTGSVAQAAVWKQKMVEFDQPRQIAGR, encoded by the coding sequence ATGAGTTATGACCCCGCCCGCATAGAGCCGCTTTTCAAAGAAGCGCTGCAGCGTGCCAACCACATTGAACGCCATGTCTTTCTCACAGGAGCCTGTGGGAACGATACCATGTTGTGGAATGAGGTCTGGGACCGTCTGCGCAGTCAGCCCGATACCAGCGGCAAACAGCGCAAAACCAAGGGGATCAAGGTGCCGAAGTCTCCTTCTCGCAGTGCCGTCCCTGAGAAGCCTGGCGACATGATAGGCCCCTACCGGTTGCTGCAGATCATCGACGAAAGCGTGTGCAGTGTGATGTGGATGGCGGAGCGAAACCAACGCGTGGCGGATTTTGTGGCGATCAAGATCGTGCCTGTGGCCGCCAATGACTTTTTGATCCGCTACGAGGCGCAGAAGCACGCGCTGGCGCTGCTGGACCATCCCAGCATCGCCAAGCCGCACGCCTGTGGCATGACGTCTGGCGGCTGCCCGTATCTTGTCACGGAACTCCTGCACGGAGTGCCCATCACGCAGTTCTGCGATGATCAAAAGTTGTCGCTGCTGGTACGCATCCGGCTGTTTGTGCAGGCGTGTGATGCCATCCATCACGCGCATCAAAAAGGCGTGGTGCATGGCGATCTCAAACCCACCAATCTGCTGGTCAACTGGGGAGAGAATGGGCAGCCGGTGCTGAAGATCACGGACTTTGGCATCGCGAAAGCGATGAACCACGCCCTCGCCACTCCCGACGGGTGGCTGCGAACACCCGCCGCCTATTTGTCCCCGGAGCATGTGGGCGTCGGCACGATCGAGGCGCGCAGTGACATCTACTCGCTAGGAATGCTGCTTTACGAACTGATCACGGGCCGTCTGCCCTTTGCCGCACCCAAAGAGACGTCGGATCATCTGGATGAAGTGAAACGACTCGTTTGCGAAACACTGCCACCGAAGCCCTCCGCCTGCCTGAGTGCGCTGCCCAAGGCTCAGCTCATTGGTCTTGCGCTCAACCGCAAAGTGGGTGCAGCGAAATTCACCGCGCTCGTCGAGGAGCATTTTGACTGGATCGTGATGCCCACGCTGGAAAAGAAGCCCGCGGGTCGCTATGCGACAGCCAGCGCCCTCGCGAATGACTTCCAGCGTTACCTGACGGAAGCAGAGATGATGGAGGAACAGCCCGCCATAAAGGATTCAAGTGTGGGAACCTTCATCAGCGAGCACCGGGGCCTGTTCGCCGTGGCAGCCGTGCTGGTGCTAACTCTGGTGGGCGTGATGGCGATCACGGGCTGGCTGTTGTTGAAGAATAAGCAGGAAGAAGTCCGGGTTGCCTCCAAGAAGAAGGCGGAATCGCATTCCATGACCGCTCGGTTTTTGCAGGAGATGTTCGCCGGTCTGACCCCGGAAAAGGTGAAAGGGCATGACACCACGCTGCTGAAGAACATGCTGGATGAGGCCTCAGAACGCATGGACACACTCGTGGACAACCCCGAGGCCGGCGCACGGACGCAGGAAACGATCGGGCTGACCTATCTGGCGCTGTCGCAGCCTGCCAGCGCGCAAAAGCAACTGCAAGGCGCCGTGGACAAACGCAAGCTCGCGCTCGGCGGCGGGCATCGTGACACGCTGCGCTCGATGAAGGATCTGGCGACCGCGTTGAAGGAACAAGGACGGCATGCGGACGCGGAAGTCCTGCTGCGCCAGACCCTCAGCGCCCAGCAACGGGCGCTCGGCCCGGATCATCCCGACACGTTTGTCACGATCACCCTGCTGGCGGCGGTGTGTGACGAGCAGGAGAAGCACCTGGAGGCTGAATCGTTGTTTCTGAACCTCTGGCAGGTGCAGAAACGCCTGCTCGGCCCGGATCATCTCGAAACGCTCGCGACCATCGGCCATCTGGCGTCGTCATACACCACCCAAGGCAGGCTTGCCGAGGCAATGAAACTGCGCGGCGAGCAACTGGAGGCGACGCAACGTGCGCGAGGCAATCGCGATCCACAAACGCTGGTGACCATGAACATCACCGCCGCAGCCTATGAGGCAGGTGGGATGCCCTCCGAGGCGGAGAAGCTGTATTTCGGGGCGCTGGAGATCATGAAGCAGACGCTCGGGCTAGAACACCCGGACACACTGGCCCAAGTGGACCGGGTGGCACTGATGCTCGGCCGTCACGGGCGGCATGTCGAGTCTGTGAGACTGCACCAGCAGAGTGTGGATGCTAAACAACGTGTGTTCGGAGCCCAGCACCCGCAGACGCTGCTCTCGATGAAAGGCCTGGCGGATGCCTATGAGGCCCAAGGAAAGCAGACCGAGGCGGAAAGCACCCATCTGCATGTTTTGGAGACTTTGAAAACCGCCTTCCCACCGGAGCATCCTGAAATTCTCGCGCAAATGGACAACGTCGCCCAAGTCTATGACCGCCACACCAAACATGCGGACGCTGTGACTCTACGTCGGCAAACGCTGGAGGTGAGACAACGCACGCTGGGCACAAGCCATCCACAAACACTCCACTCCATGCAGATGCTGGCGTCGTCGTACGATGCTGATGGCAGGCAGGCCGAGGCTGAAGCGCTTCTGCTTCAAACCCTCGAGACGATGAAAACGGCCTATGGGCTGGGAGATCCCGATGTGCTCGCTCAAATGCGTGCTGTGGCGGTCATGCATGGAGACCACGGCAAGCACGCAGATGCGGAAAAGATGTATCTCCAGATGCTGCAGATCCAGCAGCGCGCGCTTGGGATGGATCACTCCGAGACCCTCGACACGATGAGCGGGCTGGCCGAAACCTGCCAGCTTCAAGGCAGGCTCCCAGACGCCGAAAAGCTGCATCAGCAAGTGCTGGAGATTCAGCGCAAGCGCACCGTCCAAGATCCTCACGCAGTTGCCGCCGCGGCCGCCCATCTGGGCAGCTTCTGGCTGCAGACCGGCAAGTTTGCCGAAGCCGAGGCGGTCTTGCGCGATTGTCTTGATCTGAGAAGCAAGCACGGACCTGATCACTGGCTGCGCTTCGATGCCGAGAGCCTGCTGGGCGCCGCTCTGCTGGGCCAGAAAAAATTCGCCGAGGCAGGCATTCTGCTGCGCTCCGGCTATGAGGGATTGAATGCGCGTCTTGGCACTCTTCCCGAGGACGCACGGCAACATCTTCGTGACGCACTCGCACGTCTGGCACAATTCACCGAAGTCACCGGCAGTGTGGCACAAGCCGCCGTGTGGAAGCAGAAGATGGTGGAGTTTGATCAACCACGGCAGATTGCCGGCCGCTGA
- a CDS encoding cytochrome C oxidase subunit IV family protein has protein sequence MADNLEEIQKSVKKYLIIGATLIVFTGITVWLSYVELPTHSLNILVGMIVATFKAALVALIFMHLNHERSVIYKILAFTVVFAIVLFTLFILSHGDPLTFEGFYDRNEE, from the coding sequence ATGGCTGACAACCTCGAAGAAATCCAGAAATCGGTCAAAAAATACCTCATCATCGGGGCCACGCTGATCGTCTTCACCGGCATCACTGTGTGGCTCTCTTATGTTGAGCTGCCCACACACAGTCTGAACATCCTGGTCGGTATGATCGTGGCCACCTTCAAGGCCGCTCTCGTCGCGCTGATCTTCATGCATCTCAATCACGAGCGCAGCGTGATCTACAAGATCCTGGCCTTCACTGTCGTCTTCGCCATCGTTCTCTTTACGCTCTTTATCCTGTCCCACGGCGATCCCCTCACCTTCGAAGGCTTCTACGATCGTAACGAAGAATAG